In Oryza brachyantha chromosome 1, ObraRS2, whole genome shotgun sequence, the following are encoded in one genomic region:
- the LOC102710462 gene encoding uncharacterized protein At4g15970-like, with protein MNRSHVVPFLVGAALPTLLLFLLASDRVGEQLAIVSNSWANHNNALAPAQELHREKFPGLPELLPKVAMEDRTVIITSVNEAWARPGSLLDLFRDSFKNGGGIAHLLDHVLVVAVDPAGFRRCKAVHPHCFLLEVSSAANLSSANRFMTSGYVELVWAKLSLQQRVLELGYSFLFTDADVMWFRDPFRHIKLYADMAVSCDRFSGDADDMAGNAPNTGFYYVKSTNRTVAMLRQWQAARSRFPPDNDQGIFNAIKRELAGGELNVRIVFLDTALFGGFCQYRNDDVDSVCTMHANCCVGLENKVHDLRNVLADWKNYTGLPPPEKKTARFSWTVPAKCRTSFR; from the exons ATGAACCGGAGCCACGTGGTGCCGttcctcgtcggcgccgctcTGCCGACGCTGctgctcttcctcctcgcgtCCGACAGGGTGGGCGAGCAGCTGGCCATCGTGTCCAACAGCTGGGCGAATCACAACAATGCTCTTGCCCCAGCCCAAGAATTGCATCGG GAAAAGTTCCCCGGACTGCCGGAGCTGCTGCCGAAGGTGGCCATGGAGGACAGGACGGTGATCATCACGTCGGTGAACGAGGCGTGGGCGCGGCCGGGCTCACTGCTCGACCTCTTCCGTGACAGCTTCAAGAACGGCGGGGGGATCGCCCACCTCCTCGAccacgtcctcgtcgtcgccgtcgaccccGCCGGCTTTCGCCGCTGCAAGGCTGTTCACCCGCACTGCTTCCTCCTCGAGGTCAGCTCCGCCGCCAACCTCAGCTCCGCCAACCGCTTCATGACCAGCGGCTACGTCGAGCTCGTCTGGGCCAAGCTCTCCCTCCAGCAGCGCGTCCTCGAGCTCGGCTACAGCTTCCTCTTCACCGACGCCGACGTCATGTGGTTCCGCGACCCGTTCCGGCACATCAAGCTCTACGCCGACATGGCCGTCTCGTGCGACCGTTTctccggcgacgccgacgacatGGCCGGGAACGCGCCGAACACCGGCTTCTACTACGTGAAGTCGACGAACCGGACGGTGGCGATGCTGAGGCAGTGGCAGGCGGCGAGGTCGCGGTTCCCTCCTGACAACGACCAGGGCATCTTCAACGCCATCAAgcgcgagctcgccggcggcgagctgaaCGTCAGGATCGTGTTCCTCGACACGGCGCTCTTCGGCGGCTTCTGCCAGTACCGCAACGACGACGTGGACAGCGTGTGCACGATGCACGCCAACTGCTGCGTCGGGCTGGAGAACAAGGTGCACGACCTGAGGAACGTGCTCGCCGACTGGAAGAACTACACcggcctgccgccgccggagaagaagacgGCCAGATTCAGCTGGACTGTCCCTGCGAAGTGCAGGACGTCATTCCGCTGA